A portion of the Streptomyces sp. NBC_00376 genome contains these proteins:
- a CDS encoding helix-turn-helix domain-containing protein has translation MRGLVLRLAGLNAGAESAMRLIGFFDTLVEQRLGLDGVLGMAARVAECPVGLSGPGCDGLTAGPDGRTRPGGSPPGAAVRELRDGQYAWLAREGGPQPFDELLLERLALACDTVLSRRGSEAVPLDPALLETVISSTAPLPERARALRLLGFAPSGPLTVLAVDGGRGPQGMAPVLERLPPAPAGRRRTAALGSVHAVAVVGPLPERLLAPAGFRIGVGPEVTATEAPRSWEGAVRALRFAGTSRSDVGLAPVAEEPAIYHSSLGAFEVLARELSGPAIAGIGDLDVLDALAAEPGSGTEMLTTLEVLVQAGSLRAAARELHLHHNSVAVRVARAEAALGYGLGETVGRFRLALALALRRLRDNPA, from the coding sequence ATGCGGGGTCTCGTGCTGCGGCTGGCCGGGCTCAATGCCGGGGCGGAGAGCGCCATGCGGCTCATTGGCTTCTTCGACACCCTCGTCGAGCAGCGGCTCGGCCTCGACGGGGTACTGGGGATGGCGGCCCGGGTCGCCGAGTGTCCGGTCGGGCTGTCCGGGCCCGGTTGCGACGGTCTGACGGCCGGGCCGGACGGCAGGACCCGGCCAGGCGGGTCTCCCCCGGGCGCGGCGGTACGGGAGCTGCGCGACGGGCAGTACGCCTGGCTGGCACGCGAGGGTGGACCGCAGCCCTTCGACGAGCTGCTCCTGGAGCGGCTGGCGCTGGCCTGCGACACCGTGCTGAGCCGTCGCGGCAGCGAGGCCGTACCGCTCGACCCTGCGCTGCTGGAGACCGTCATCAGCTCCACCGCGCCGCTGCCCGAGCGGGCGCGCGCGCTGCGGCTGCTGGGTTTCGCGCCCTCGGGCCCGCTCACCGTCCTGGCCGTCGACGGTGGGCGGGGCCCGCAGGGGATGGCGCCGGTCCTCGAACGGCTCCCTCCCGCCCCGGCGGGCCGCCGCCGGACGGCCGCTCTCGGCTCGGTGCACGCGGTGGCCGTGGTGGGCCCGCTGCCCGAGCGGCTGCTCGCCCCGGCGGGCTTCCGGATCGGGGTGGGTCCCGAGGTCACCGCGACCGAGGCGCCGCGCTCCTGGGAGGGTGCGGTGCGGGCGCTGCGGTTCGCGGGGACGTCGCGCTCGGATGTGGGGCTGGCCCCGGTCGCGGAGGAGCCCGCGATCTACCACTCCTCGCTCGGCGCCTTCGAGGTGCTGGCGAGGGAACTGTCCGGCCCGGCCATCGCCGGCATAGGCGACCTGGACGTCCTGGACGCGCTCGCGGCGGAGCCGGGCAGCGGCACGGAGATGCTGACCACACTCGAGGTCCTGGTGCAGGCGGGTTCGCTGCGCGCGGCGGCGCGGGAGTTGCACCTGCACCACAACTCGGTGGCGGTGCGGGTCGCGCGGGCGGAGGCGGCGCTCGGTTACGGGCTGGGCGAGACGGTGGGCCGCTTCCGGCTGGCGCTCGCCCTGGCCCTGCGGCGCCTGCGGGACAACCCGGCGTAG